A stretch of DNA from Asticcacaulis sp.:
CCGGGCGCGGCCCGGCGCAAGCCCCCAGCATACACGCCACGCTCAGCAGCAAAACCGGTTTCATACCTTCCCCTTCGCATGGCTGGCGACATGGGTTTCCACCGACATGCCCGGCCGCAGGCGCTCCGCCAGTTTCTGGCCAGGATCAATGCGGATACGGATACCGATCCGTTGCGGGATCTTGACGAAATTACCCGTGCCATTATCGGTGCGGATAACCGAGAATTCCGATCCTGCCGCCGGCGACAGACGCTCGACATGACCGTTGATCTTCGCCCCGCCCAGCGCATCCACCCTCATGACGACCGGCTGCCCTACCGCCATACGCGCCGTCTGGGCCTCCTTGTAATTGGCGATGACCCAGCGGTCGGGCGGCACCAGGGAAAGCAGTTGCGTACCATTGGTGACATACTGCCCGACGCGCACACCGATCTCGCCCAGTTGTCCGGCTTCCGGCGCACGGATGACCGTATTGCTGAGGTCGATCTCCGCCAGTTTCAGTTGTGCCCGCGCCGCCTCGACCTGCGCCATCAGCCCGCCGCGCCCGACCTCGACCGTGCGGATATCCTGCTGCGTTATTTCCCCCGCCGCCTTGGCCTGATTAACCTGCGCTTCCGCCGCGCGCAGGGCTGCAAGCGTCGAATCCCGCTCGCGCAGCGATACCGAACCATCCCCCACCAGCTCGTCGACGCGCTTCATATCGGCCTGTGCCCGCAGAAGCTGGGCCTGAGCACTGGTCAGCGATGCCGCCTGCCCTTGCGCCGCCGCGGCCCGCGAGGCCCGCGCCTGTTCCGAATTGGCGAGGCTCGCTTCCGCTGCCGCCAGACTCGCCCGCGCCGCCGCCACGCGCTGCTGGTAGATGCGGTCATCGATATGCGCCAGTACCTGCCCGGCCTGCACGGTCTCGTAGTCCTTGACCCTCACCTCGGTGACATAGCCGCTGACCTGCGGCGCAATAACCGTCGTGCGACCACGCACATAGGCGTTCTGCGTTACCTGATCACCGCCGGTAAAAGGCGGCAGGTTCCAGGCCCACAGGATCAGCAGGACGGCGACCACCGCCAGCACGGCAAAGAAGGCCAGCACGATATTCGGGCGCTGCGGCGGATGCCAGTGACGCGGCGCCTCGTCCGGGGCCTGGGGTTGAGTGGGGTTCACAGCGTCGGTCATACAGCCGCCTTTGCAGTGGATGAGGATTGGGCCAGGGCCTGCTTGCGGTCCGCCAGCCGTTTTAGGATAATCAGGTAAGCGATATAAACGGCCGTCAGGAGGGCGATGACCATGACCAGCCGCGCCACATCATTGAACGCCGCCACATTAGCCTCGCGCGAAATGACCTGCGCGAGTGAGGTAATCCCTCCTTGTACGCGCGCCGCCACGGCCGGATCACCGGCCAGCAGATGACTGTACATGGACTGGCTATGCGCCCTCGCCTGGATGACCTGATATGTGCTGAGGAGCGCCGAACCAGCCAGACCGCCGATATTCTGCGACAGGCCGAACATGACGCTGAAACTGACGATGAATCCCTTGCCCTGCTCCAGTACCTTACCGAAGCCAAACAACAGCGCCGGACCGATAAAGAAGGTCGAACCGAAGGCCAGGATCGCCTGTGACAAATAAAGCTGCGGCGGCCGCGTCAGGCTGGAAGAAAAGCTGTCGAGCCACGCCCCAAGCGCGATGACCAGCGAGGCCGCGATGATCATGTAGGGGATGCGCGGCGCTTTCAGCAACCCGGCGCTGACAAGCGTGCCGCCGATCATGGCGAACAGGATGACCGCGAACAGGCCGTGAAGCTGGTCATTATTCAGCCCGCCGACGGTCAGCAGGCCCAGCGTGCCATAGGTTTGTTCGCTGAGCGCCAGCCGCACCAGCATGGCCACGATGCAGAAGCGCAGGATATCCCGGCTGCCGATCCAGCGCAGATGAAGCAGCGGATTGGTGCGCTTGTATTCGATGAAGCCGACAAGGAAGAACAGGATAACCGATACCGCCAGAGCCCAGCCAAGCCACGGCGTATCGGTCCACCACAGGCTGCGCCCCATGACGAGTGAGACCGACAGCAGCAGCATAGCCGGCAGGAACAGGGCGAAGGTCAGGGCATCGAGCGGATCAAAGACCGGCACCTTGTCGGTCGGCGGCAGGCGTACCAGATTGGCGCCGGCCGACGCCGCCAGCGCCAGGCCCAGTTCGATCATGTGGATGGTCTGCTGGCCATTGACCAGCAGTTGCTCCACCGGCAACAGGCGGGCGATTGGCGTCGCCAGTTGCGGCAGTCCCACCGCGAAGACGATGGCCAGCGGCCGGTACTTCGCCGGGAAGACCTGCATCAGATTATAGATCACCAGCGATGACATCCCTGCCGCCAGAAAGCCGCCGGCGGCGCGCGCCACTATGGCCAGGCTGAAACTCGGCCACACAAGTTCGCTGAAGACCAGAAGTATATAGGGCCACAGCAGCGCCCGCATGACCGGCGGAATGCCGAACTGCATCCGTGCCTTGATCAGCAACAGGTTTGCCGAAGCATTGAAGGCCACATAAACAGCCAGCAGCCAGGTCACTTCGGTTGTCGTCACGCCCAGGCTGCCTGCCAGCAGCTGGGTATTGACGCTGACAATGGCATTAGAGAGGCTCGCCGCCATAGCCATGATGAGGGCCACAATCACATAGCCCACCTTGCGCCGAGCGGGATGGCTCGGGGCATAGGGCGAGCCTGGCATGGTCGGCCGTTCGTGCGGCGCGAACACGTAGTCACTGTTCGTCGGTTTGCGGGCCTGTTTGCGCATGACGAAGGCATCGTCCTGTAGCGTGGGTGAAAGGCGGCAGGGACTTAAGACGCGAAAATCTGGAGACTCGAATATGTTTAACGCAGCTTAACCGGCAATTTCCTAACGGCCACTAAATAAAAAGCCCATCCGCAGCGTTACGGATGGGCTTTCAAACGTGAGTTTTGCAGGTTTTTATTCGACCGGCATCATACCCGGCATCATGTTGGTGTTCAGGTGATACATGACCCAAAGCGAACCGATCACCAGAATGCCGACGATCAGCACGGTGAAGACAAAGGCGGCGTTGTTCCACATCTGGCTGGAAGACGCGTTCATGTGCAGGAAGAAGTACAGATGCACCAGAATCTGCACCACGCCGATGGCGACGACGACCGGGATCAGGGTCGCGGCCGGCATCATGTGCGCCATGGTCAGACCGAACGGAATGGCCGTCAGGATCACCGACAGGATAAAGCCGATGACATAGGACTTGACCGTGCCGTGACCGGCCGTGTCATGGTGGGCGTCGTGATGCGCCACCTCGGCATGGGTCAGGTCGGTATCGACCGGCTTTGCGTGGGGGGAACGCGCCTTCCTGGGCTTGGCGTTATCGGGCGTGCTCATCAGGCGGCTCCCATCAGATAAACGATCGTGAAGACACCGATCCAGATGATATCCAGGAAGTGCCAGAACAGGCTCAAGGACATCAGGCGGATGCGGTTGGCGGGGGTCAGGCCGCGCTTGAACAGATGGACAAACATAACGCCCATCCAGATCAGGCCGGAAGTGACGTGCAGGCCGTGCGTGCCGACCAGGGTGAAGAAGGCCGATAGGAAGGCTGAGCGGTCGGGACCGGCGCCTTCCTCGATCAGCTTGATGAATTCATGGATTTCCATGCCCATGAAGCCAAGGCCGCACAGGGCGGTAACCGCCAGCCAGCCGATGACGGCTTTAAGCTTGTTGGCCTCCATGCCGATCATGGCCAGACCGTAGGTCAGCGAGGAGATCAGCAGCAGCGCCGTTTCCACCGCCACATAGGGCAGATCGAACAGTTCGCGGCCATTGGGGCCACCGGCGATATTGCCTTTCAGGACGGCATAGGTGGCGAAAATCGACGCAAACAGGATGCAGTCGCTCATCAGGTAGATCCAGAAGCCAAGCGTGACTTTCGGCCCTTCATCATGATGATCACCGGCGTGGTGGGCGTCGTTCGGATTGTGATCGTAGGCGGAATCGATCTGGTTTTCGTAACCCGCCACAGGATTGATGGTCTTGCTCATACTTATTGTTCCGCCTTCTTGAGATTGGCGAAGTGCGCGTCTTCGATCGCCTTGACCTCATCGGCCGGCACATAATAGTCGCGGTTTTCGTTGAAGGTATGGACGATGCCCAGGCCGATCATGACCAGTAGGGCGCCGCCCGCCATCCACCAGATGTGCCAGACAAGGCCGAAACCGAGGCCCGCACTGACAATGCCGATCAGGAAGCCCGTGGGGGTATTGTGCGGCATATGGATGGGCTCGTAAGCTTTCGGCTGCACATAGGCGGTGCCGGTCTGCTTGGCGTCCCAGAAGGCGTCGTGGTTGCCGATCTTCGGCAGGACGGCGAAGTTATAGAAGGGCGGCGGCGAGGACGTGGCCCATTCCAGGGTACGGCCATCCCAGGGATCACCGGTCAGGTCACGCAGTTCATCGCGCTTCCAGATGGAATAGACGATCTGAACTAGCTGGGCGATGATGCCGACAAAGATCAGCAGGGCGCCGCAGAGGGCCACGATCAGGTAGATGTGCCAAACGGGATTGTTGACGTAGTCCAGGCGGCGGGTCATGCCCATCAGGCCCAGCGCATAGATCGGCAGGAAGGCAATCCAGAAGCCGATCAGCCAGCACCAGAAGCTGACCTTGCCAATGCCGGCGTGCAGCTTGAAGCCGAACGCTTTCGGGAACCAGTAGTTCAGGCCGGCGAGGCAGCCGAAGACGACACCGCCGATGATGACGTTATGGAAATGGGCGATCAGGAAGACCGAGTTATGCAGCACGAAGTCCGCGCCTGGAACGGCCAGAAGCACACCGGTCATGCCGCCGATGACGAAGGTGATGATAAAGCCGAGAGTCCACATCATCGGCAGTTCAAGACGGATGCGGCCGCGATACATGGTGAAGAGCCAGTTGAAGATCTTCACGCCCGTGGGGATCGAGATAACCATGGTCGAGATGCCGAAGAAGGCGTTGACATTGGCACCCGCGCCCATGGTGAAGAAGTGGTGCAGCCACACGAGGAATGACAGGACACCGATGGCGGCGGTGGCGTAGACCATGCCGTCGTAACCGAACAGGCGCTTGCGCGAGAAGGTGGCGACCACTTCCGAGAACACGCCGAAGGCCGGCAGAATCAGGATATAGACTTCCGGGTGTCCCCAGGCCCAGATGAGGTTGACGTACATCATCGGGTTGCCGCCGCCGTCATTGGTGAAGAAGTGCATCCCCAGGTAACGGTCGGCGCCCAGCAGGGCCAAAGTGACAGTCAGGATCGGGAAGACCGCGACGATCAGCACGTTGGCGACCAGGGTCGTCCAGGTGAAGACCGGCATACGCATCAGGGTCATGCCCGGCGCGCGCATCTTGAAAATGGTGGTGATCAGGTTGACCCCCGAAAGCAACGTGCCCAGGCCGGATATCTGCAGCGCCCAGATGTAGTAATCCACCCCTACCCCCGGTGAGAACTCAAGCTCCGAGAACGGCGGGTAGGCCAGCCAGCCGGCGTGCGAGAATTCACCGACAACCAGCGAGACGTTGATCAGGATGGCGCCCGCGGCGGTCAGCCAGAAGCTCATGCTGTTGAGGTAAGGGAAAGCCACGTCGCGTGCACCGATCTGCAGCGGCATGACCACGTTCATCAGGCCGATGACGAAGGGCATGGCCATGAAGAAGATCATGATGACGCCGTGTGCCGAGAAAATCTGATCGAAGTGGTCGGGCGGCAGGTAGCCGGCACCGCCATTGGAGGCCAGAGCCTGCTGGCTGCGCATCATCAGGGCGTCGGCGAAGCCGCGCAGCAGCATGATCAGGGCCAGGATGATGTACATGGCGCCGATCTTCTTGTGATCGACGCTCGTCAGCCATTCGGTCCAGAGGTATTTCCACTGCTTGAAATAGGTGATCAGGCCGAGGACGAGGATGGCGCCACCCACCATGCCGGCACCGGCCACCATGATGATCGGCTCATGCCAGGGCACCGAATCGAGCCGCAGCTTGCCGAACAGGAATTCGACAAGCGGCGAAGCGTCGGCCGTTGAAGCCGCGTGAGCGGCGGGTTCTGCTTGCGTTAACATATGATACTAGCTCTTGTGCGCGCCAGATGACTGGAGAAGGGTTTGGGGAGTGAGGGCCGCTTCAGCGACCGCAGGTTTCACAGCTTTTGTTTGTGGTGCTTCACCCGGCTTGCATTGGGCGGCGCCCGGCGCCAGATCCTTCATCATTGCCATATTGTGGGCATCGTCCGTGCAAAGCCCGCCGGTGGCGCAGTTGTTCAGGATCTTGTGGAACAGGTCCGGCTCGACCGAAGCATAATAAGCCGGCTTGAAAGCCAGGTCGCGCTTGGCGATCTGCGCATAGGCGGCGGTGTCCAGCGAGGCCTGCGAGGCTTGTGCCTTCGCCACCCACGCCTTGAAGCCGGCGTCATCCATAGCCAGGGCCTGGAACTTCATACCGGCGAAGCCATGGCCGCTGTAATTGGCCGAGATGCCGTCATAGGTGCCGGGATGGTCGGCGCGCAGCGAGAGCTGGGTTTCCATGCCGGTCATGGTGTAGATCTGCGAGCCGAGTTGCGGAATG
This window harbors:
- a CDS encoding HlyD family secretion protein, whose translation is MTDAVNPTQPQAPDEAPRHWHPPQRPNIVLAFFAVLAVVAVLLILWAWNLPPFTGGDQVTQNAYVRGRTTVIAPQVSGYVTEVRVKDYETVQAGQVLAHIDDRIYQQRVAAARASLAAAEASLANSEQARASRAAAAQGQAASLTSAQAQLLRAQADMKRVDELVGDGSVSLRERDSTLAALRAAEAQVNQAKAAGEITQQDIRTVEVGRGGLMAQVEAARAQLKLAEIDLSNTVIRAPEAGQLGEIGVRVGQYVTNGTQLLSLVPPDRWVIANYKEAQTARMAVGQPVVMRVDALGGAKINGHVERLSPAAGSEFSVIRTDNGTGNFVKIPQRIGIRIRIDPGQKLAERLRPGMSVETHVASHAKGKV
- a CDS encoding MFS transporter, giving the protein MRKQARKPTNSDYVFAPHERPTMPGSPYAPSHPARRKVGYVIVALIMAMAASLSNAIVSVNTQLLAGSLGVTTTEVTWLLAVYVAFNASANLLLIKARMQFGIPPVMRALLWPYILLVFSELVWPSFSLAIVARAAGGFLAAGMSSLVIYNLMQVFPAKYRPLAIVFAVGLPQLATPIARLLPVEQLLVNGQQTIHMIELGLALAASAGANLVRLPPTDKVPVFDPLDALTFALFLPAMLLLSVSLVMGRSLWWTDTPWLGWALAVSVILFFLVGFIEYKRTNPLLHLRWIGSRDILRFCIVAMLVRLALSEQTYGTLGLLTVGGLNNDQLHGLFAVILFAMIGGTLVSAGLLKAPRIPYMIIAASLVIALGAWLDSFSSSLTRPPQLYLSQAILAFGSTFFIGPALLFGFGKVLEQGKGFIVSFSVMFGLSQNIGGLAGSALLSTYQVIQARAHSQSMYSHLLAGDPAVAARVQGGITSLAQVISREANVAAFNDVARLVMVIALLTAVYIAYLIILKRLADRKQALAQSSSTAKAAV
- the cyoD gene encoding cytochrome o ubiquinol oxidase subunit IV produces the protein MSTPDNAKPRKARSPHAKPVDTDLTHAEVAHHDAHHDTAGHGTVKSYVIGFILSVILTAIPFGLTMAHMMPAATLIPVVVAIGVVQILVHLYFFLHMNASSSQMWNNAAFVFTVLIVGILVIGSLWVMYHLNTNMMPGMMPVE
- the cyoC gene encoding cytochrome o ubiquinol oxidase subunit III, giving the protein MSKTINPVAGYENQIDSAYDHNPNDAHHAGDHHDEGPKVTLGFWIYLMSDCILFASIFATYAVLKGNIAGGPNGRELFDLPYVAVETALLLISSLTYGLAMIGMEANKLKAVIGWLAVTALCGLGFMGMEIHEFIKLIEEGAGPDRSAFLSAFFTLVGTHGLHVTSGLIWMGVMFVHLFKRGLTPANRIRLMSLSLFWHFLDIIWIGVFTIVYLMGAA
- the cyoB gene encoding cytochrome o ubiquinol oxidase subunit I, with the translated sequence MLTQAEPAAHAASTADASPLVEFLFGKLRLDSVPWHEPIIMVAGAGMVGGAILVLGLITYFKQWKYLWTEWLTSVDHKKIGAMYIILALIMLLRGFADALMMRSQQALASNGGAGYLPPDHFDQIFSAHGVIMIFFMAMPFVIGLMNVVMPLQIGARDVAFPYLNSMSFWLTAAGAILINVSLVVGEFSHAGWLAYPPFSELEFSPGVGVDYYIWALQISGLGTLLSGVNLITTIFKMRAPGMTLMRMPVFTWTTLVANVLIVAVFPILTVTLALLGADRYLGMHFFTNDGGGNPMMYVNLIWAWGHPEVYILILPAFGVFSEVVATFSRKRLFGYDGMVYATAAIGVLSFLVWLHHFFTMGAGANVNAFFGISTMVISIPTGVKIFNWLFTMYRGRIRLELPMMWTLGFIITFVIGGMTGVLLAVPGADFVLHNSVFLIAHFHNVIIGGVVFGCLAGLNYWFPKAFGFKLHAGIGKVSFWCWLIGFWIAFLPIYALGLMGMTRRLDYVNNPVWHIYLIVALCGALLIFVGIIAQLVQIVYSIWKRDELRDLTGDPWDGRTLEWATSSPPPFYNFAVLPKIGNHDAFWDAKQTGTAYVQPKAYEPIHMPHNTPTGFLIGIVSAGLGFGLVWHIWWMAGGALLVMIGLGIVHTFNENRDYYVPADEVKAIEDAHFANLKKAEQ